In Verrucomicrobiota bacterium, the genomic window GGGTTCGCCGGTTTTTTGTAGCTGGGCACAGATGCCTGCTCGGCGCACCACATTTCCCCGGAGCTCATCTTCCGATGGCTCGCGCTCAGGTAACAAGCGAGCTTGCGGGAACGGCCGTCCCAGCCGTCCTCGGCGATGCGCCGCTCGACGTCGTCCAACGAGCGGAGGGCGTCCTGCACCGCGGGCGTCGGCGCGTAGCGTCGAAACTCCGCGCCGGCCTCGCGCAGGAGCGAGTGCGCGCCGCGTTCATCCCCGGCGTCCATCCGGCGCGTGACTTCCTGCAACACCTTGCCCGCCTGCTGCACGGCCACCCAGCCGATCACTTCGCCGTTCTGCTTCACCTGTCCCGGATCCTGCGTGGCCTGGATGCGCACGGTTTGCGTATAGGTGCGCGACACGAGGCTGTCCGCGCCGACCTCGTCATACACCACCTCCACGCCGAGCAGTTGCTCGCCTTCCAGGCTCACGACGGGCCGGTTGTTCACCACGGGCAGCGGCAGCACCTTCACCGCGAAGCACACGACCCGCTCCTCTTCGCTCACGAAATCGCCAAGCGCAAACTCCCAGCGGCCATCGGGCAGCCGCGTCGCCGGATACTCGCCGAGCGGCAGGAAGTCCTCGCAAAAGTCGAGCTTCTGAAGCCGCAGCCGCGCGTTGTGCGCGGACAGCCGCTGAAGCCCGTCGAGCTCGGCTGTGAAGATGGCCGGGAGCTTCTCCGGCGACGCCGCGTCGTAGAATGCGCCGTTCGTGGAGCGCG contains:
- a CDS encoding VWA domain-containing protein, producing MKIESHLDHQTILANQPTPVFFALKFTAESLAQPRPAPAAFCVVLDRSGSMAGAPLDHARQAAALAVKHLRAGDQFGLVVFDTEAQVVVPLEAVKDKSAVQHAISGIRDAGSTNLSGGWLLGRDELRKAPPAASRRLLLLSDGHLNCGIVEPGAVQRLTAAGLEQDRIRTACLGLGDGYNEDLLAGMARSTNGAFYDAASPEKLPAIFTAELDGLQRLSAHNARLRLQKLDFCEDFLPLGEYPATRLPDGRWEFALGDFVSEEERVVCFAVKVLPLPVVNNRPVVSLEGEQLLGVEVVYDEVGADSLVSRTYTQTVRIQATQDPGQVKQNGEVIGWVAVQQAGKVLQEVTRRMDAGDERGAHSLLREAGAEFRRYAPTPAVQDALRSLDDVERRIAEDGWDGRSRKLACYLSASHRKMSSGEMWCAEQASVPSYKKPANPKRARKS